The nucleotide window ttgACAACAGTGGTTGTCTCAAAATAGTGGTCTCCCCTTCATACAatgatgaagggggggggggggataccaaTCCTATTTCACTATTGCAAATGGTTATGGTTTATAATCAATGTTTCAAAGGCAAAAATTTTACTTCATTGGTATATGAGGTCACAAGGAACATTCTCCCAGCTAGAATAATATTCTAGCACAAGGGGTTGCTGCTTTATGGAATTTTCTTTCTAGGGCAGCTAAAATTGGCAACACACACCTATTTTCGAATATTTCCCCTAATAAAAAGTCAGATGTATTGCCTTTACCAATGTATGTTGAAATTATGAAACTTGGTGTAGGATTTGTTCAATCTGAGGGTCAGATCAATTCtggccttttatttaaaaaaaagcatttcctctctcACAAGTTGGAACTCcttttgtatgttgtgttgccttGCTCATCAGGTGGTTACAGAATGAACtcagaggggcagatttattaagacAACATGCATCGCAGGAcagtaaccaaagttgctgcactgcgctTTGtgaaagagagcaggaaagcaccattTCTACTAAGATTTGGtgctgtcctgctttctccctAGTGTTGGTGTGCACTCAAGCTGCCTAGTGCCACACACACAtacctttgcactatagtgcaaaggtgtaAGCATCATGTCTTGTATAGGTCTTGTGCTGGAAGGGTACCATTCCAgttcaaaatactatgcctagacaaactttaaCTTTTTACACCTTGTATGTGtgctgttcagtgcagcacacatgcaaagtcagaaaggtTTGGAGAAATGAAAGCTTTTCTCCAAGTGAATGCAATGCCAAAGAGacgttttttggtgcaaaactatgcCTACTGTTAGCAGATAGAGCTTTGTGTCAAAAACAATGAGTGGTTGTACCGGAACACCTATGTACCACACTTGGAACATCCTCCTGAatgctgctttgcatcactttcATGTAACTTTCCAGccccaaaacaagttttgcgctggaaagtaatttCCATAGAAACATTTTAATctggtttgtgtcatttttgtgatgTAAACCCAGCACAAAATATTAGTATATCTGCCCCAATGTACTCAAGGTACTGAGTAATGTCAAGTTTTATAAACGTACATATATAATGAATTTTAAAACTAACCAAACCCCAAACATGAATTTGACTACACAGTTATTGAACAGTTGACATATCAACGTCACCAGACTCTGACACAAACGTGTGGTTTTTGGCTAGACACTTGCAGTTTAGTCGGGGCCAGGCTGCCCATTCTGCCACTGTGGCATTTCCTAGTAGGTTGCAGGCTGAGGGTGTAGTTTCAGCGACGAATAGGCTACCACGGCATCGCCAGACCCATGTGGGCCTCATTCTACTCATGGCCCCTGTGAGCATGGGCTGTTTGGTTTCAAGTGGACCCAGAGTAGGCTTCAGGATTCAATAAACACTCTTCTAGGCCCAAGAAACCCTGGGTTGTATTCCAACCTCTTTAAAGACACGAAATACAAGCACTGCATAAACTGCCCACTGTGGTCACTTTTAGATACAGATTTGATTTGATTGCGACATACGTGCAGAAGATTGCTGGTACTTGCTCTTCTTGTTTCAAGGTTCAGTGCTTGTTGAAACAGCAGCTGTTTGTGATTTGTTGCTACCTGAAAGAATAGCAACAATGAGCCCATGCATCTTCTGCTTTACTGAATAAATACAATGGTTCCATCATAATGCGTTTTACAATTATGTCACCCTCCCCACACCCCCAAGTCATGCCAGGagataatgtgttttgtttgagTGAATGCAGGTATGAAACAATACCCTCACTATGCAGAGGGAGGCTGGCTTTGGGATCAGCGCTTTTGATGTCTCCTGTAATTCTTGCAAGGATCTGCCTCTCCTTAGCTTTGATTGACAAATCCCCTTCTATATATTTCAGCAATTGAAGGACTCCAGAGAGCCCCCGGCCAGACCTGAGAAGTGCTTCTGTGCAGCAGGATTCCTGCCATTCACTCAAACTTAACCTGTTAGCAGGTTTTTAAAGCTAAACTTCCAACTCTTAACGCCACAAGCAAGGTAAGTGTTCGCCTGGGTTTGTGTCAGTGTTACTGCTGTCTGAAATATTAAAACTACGAATAAAAATCACTAAAAGTATTtaaacagaaatatattttttattgtttgtgaTATTATTGTATAAACTTAAGAAATGTAGGCTCTGTACAAAAGCATAACAATATAATGTACAATGAATAATATATAGAACATTAACCAAAGTGTATAATGTTGAATAATACCTGCTTCTTGTCCACTATATCTAtttctgtgtgtatatgtgtctgcaTGCATGTGCTCCAtgcgcatgggtgtgtgtgtgtgtacggacATGTGCGTGCAGGTTTGAATTTGAGTGCGTATATATGTGTGAGtgggtttatatgtgtgtgtgttgaacacatagatagacagatagatagatagatagatagaaagatagatagatagatagatagatagatagatagatagatagatagatagatagatagatagatagatagatagatagatagatagatagacctatCAAAGTAACTTCGAATATTCGTATCTGCCTAGTCCAAAATTATATTTTCAAGACATGCATTGAAATACGTTTCGTACCAAAGCAAATTAGACAAGCACATTACATGTAATCATCAtagtagtaatatatatatatacagtatataatgACTATTAGTCAGAATTGCtcataaatatataataatacattCGATAGCTAGTTACTTACTTAATTGTTTTGTAATGCTGGCCTCTGGCAAACAACTACTTGGTACGACAAATAATAATGTTGTAAGAGGTGGCGTCACTAACCAATCACCTCTCAAGGCAACTGATGAAGGAGAAGTCTGTATTTGGAAGCAGAGCCCAATCTTGAATAGCTGACACCTGTATTTGTGTTTGAGGTGTCTAAAGTTCATGCATATAACACAGAATTTATCCACGTTAACCTATGAAATTCAGACAGCACAAGTCGGAGCTATGGGGAGGGTTTGCTGCTCTCTGAAGCTCATACATTAGTCCCGAGAAATAAGTAACAACTGTATGTGAAAGAAAGTATACATTGAGTTTTTGCATTTTGACCCTCCAGACCTGAAGCCGAGAGGGTGTGCTTGTAATTGTATCAGGAGGTGTCCATCAGTTTGGTCCAAGCAACGATGAAGCTTCACGGTGTGCTTCTCGGCTCGCTAAAGCTGCTGATCGTGACTACCTGTCTCAGTGCTCTCAAGACCTCCAACGTCAACCTACGCACTTTCATTGGCTGCGCTGTGCGCGAGTTCACTTTCATGGCCAAGAAACCAGGCTGCAAAGGGCTACGTATTACTACTGATGCCTGCTGGGGTCGTTGCGAGACCTGGGAGGTGAGTTCCAAGTTATGCTGTGTTATGCACTGCTATGTTATCTGTCCTGTGATGTCATGATATGTTGTAAGCATTTGCAAGCAATAACTGGCTATATAGATGGAGGACCAGTTTTACCAAGACTTCGAGTTGGGTTGTCTTTacctttttaacgcaaatccgacgcaaagtcaactggttggattttcaatccaaaacaaatcaAGATTTGTAATGGATTGTAACCCAAAGTAACacgctgccttgtgttacattGTGTCAGGTGTAACCAGGACAAATGTTTTTGTCTTCTCGTTTTtttctctatgcatttgttctacagCACAAAAATAGAGAGGGGAATGCCTTAAAATAAAGTTTTTGTACAGGACGGCAAAACTTTCCGGTACACAAATTATACTTATAACAGCACAGATACGATTTCAAAATagaacaagggtgtctgcattggtgtgtggcagccAAAAGTGGGCCAGCGCAGGATAGAGGCACAGATTCGTAGAAATGACGCTGTTCTGTTCTCTCCCATTCATGCAACACGCTGCATCAACTTTACTCACTGCATTGGGCTGTTTGATTAGTTTGTAAGTTTGGCCCAGACTTTGCATGTAGCAGGAAGGCTACAAAAAAACATATGGAAGACGAATGCATGACAAAATATAGCATAGGTTAAAGTTTTGTTATATAagcaaaataaaataagaccaaaaataAGACTACTTCATAAATGCAATTATAGAGAACTGTTTCCAGTTTATGA belongs to Pleurodeles waltl isolate 20211129_DDA chromosome 9, aPleWal1.hap1.20221129, whole genome shotgun sequence and includes:
- the GPHB5 gene encoding glycoprotein hormone beta-5; this encodes MKLHGVLLGSLKLLIVTTCLSALKTSNVNLRTFIGCAVREFTFMAKKPGCKGLRITTDACWGRCETWEKPILELPYVDAHHRVCTYNETKLVTVKMPHCSPEADPFYTYPVAIRCDCGVCSTATTECETF